The following DNA comes from Miscanthus floridulus cultivar M001 chromosome 5, ASM1932011v1, whole genome shotgun sequence.
acactattggatgtcggaTGTATGTGGGAGGTTCTGTCGTTttattcgggtatggcagatgtcggtacctgctatactgtcgatgcctagaggcatgtgaggagtttcaccatgttcactcggtacggtaaataccggcgcccacaacactgtcgatgcccagaggcacgtgggggagccttaccgtatgagagttaatggcgcccacaatactgtagggaaaatgtcggcgcctataacactgtttGTGTTACGGAGgatgcagagtactgtttctgcaggtgtacatGGTACAGTCaccggtatcatggtttgacttatgTGCTCTGTCTTGCTTTCTTCGTTCGTTCCCcggtcctttccgagcgggccTCCACGGTCGGTTGGTCCCCGTCGATTCTTATCGTGCCGGTCAGAGACGAGCAGTGAGCAAGGTTTTTATGTACCCTGGTCGGAGATGTGGGGTCGGAGTCGTAAGTAGTgttttggccagaccttccgatcggagaggttgtccggaggcgggctggagaccaaagtgagccctccggtcggagaggtgggccggagtcgaaaaACGGGCGTTgctcctccttggccagacctttcggtcggtgattggatcgttcGTCTGGCCTGCTGTTTAGATATTTGGGCCGACCAATGGGTTACGCGTTGTCTGCTTAGGCCGAGCCCTTGTTTaggaagccggtccacgagggactCCGGGtatatgaacccgacaggagcctccGAGCCCTTGGACAATTCAGGCAGAATCATTTGGgtgatttttgtcttgacggcgggtgcgcgcgatcgcacccgcgggtgtagcccccgagcccccaggtgattcgggcagaattatTCGGGGGTTTTTTCGTGTTGCCAGTGGGGAAGGTTTTTGTTTCGTCAGTGGGTGCGTGCGAACGCAccagcgggtgtagcccccgagcccccgggtgatttgtgCAGAATCGTCCGAGGGGtttttttcgtgttgccagcagGGGAGGTTTTTGTGtcgtcagcgggtgcgcgcgagcgcacccgcgggtgtagccctcgagccctcgggcgatttggGCATAATCATTTGGAGGtgtttgtcagcgggcgtgtgtaCGTATTTTTTAGTTGAGACGgagtcaaccaaggcgtcgttgcgcagcCGAGGCGGTTTAGTTTTAAgggattgggtgagacggagctcgcagatcctggcgttggtgggcgtcgtgggatcgagcgaggcagtTAGTCTTAGGGATCAGACGAGACGGAACTCGCgggtcctggcgtcgatgcgcaccatgggatcgggtgagttggagtcatggatccggacctcggtgcagcccgcgcagccgaggtagttagttagttagttttaggAATCGGGTGAGGCGGGGCTCGCGGATCCTGATAGGGCGAGTTCAGGGCcacagacctaggcgtttggtgtgcagtcgaagcatagctagatggggtgagttcggggtcacagacccaggcgtttggtgtgcagtcgaagcgtagccggatagggcgagtttagggtcacagacttaggcgtttggtgtgcagtaaaagcatagccggatggtgcgagttcggggtcgcagacccgggcgtttggtgtgcagtcaaagcatagccgatggatgggacgagttcggggtcgtagacctggGCGTtcggtgtcttgagcccccgagccccgttgggcttttggtaggggtcggtttgagttgtgtacgttaccccgtcctcggtttctcacaaccagagggctGAGTTTTATCCcttgtcccgatcgcttgggctcgagtgacgtactcggtgagttcgctaatgagtatgatcgagtggaatccgggtccgtcgctCATGAtgaggtcagcatagccctcttgtgacattatACTGCTCCTATACCtgtaacccggcagatgcctgggtcattccggagatcgacccaggtggcctaatggcctccccctcgatagagattctgtgggcttggtagAGGCTTAGGAtaaaacaagaaggttgagatgaccctatctgccagaCTAGgcaagggccgcatggggctcatttgagtttttctcccctggctttgtttgacgtggggtagcctcgagcccttcgtgggccggccttcgaaccccggtcggtcattgctcatgtcgaatgaggcaattgccgcttcgtgacacaacacggagcgttgtgatgcatttcgctgcatgtgcgatgcttagttcccgagcccccgggcggttcagggcccgaatcattcGGGGGGCacgggtgtatggaatgaatgcgtgtatggatgcatgaaatgattataaagaaatagagggggtcggtagtgttaccttgatgactcgagtgacagggtttgaagagctccagtcagaAATATTCGACCGGGACGCATGCTTgtcgttcgtgacagagtcgacatggcctacatggggcatccttttgctccttacctgtccctcGCTGTGTTTTCCTGAGCCATTCAATTGACTTTTaggaagcctgatggtctctcttggtggagatcccatttttgggttttttctaagtcccgcctggggaagcggagggccgcctacgtgcagtggcgctttggttcttgtgcccatcgtgcggtagtggttggcgtgcggtagtggtgggccatgcccaggccacgtcccgtATGATCAGGCGTTGTTCCGTCAGTCAGGgcgcgtctcatcggtcagggcgcatcccatctgcattaaatcgGAAAGAAAGAGGGTTTTTTGCTCCACCGTTTCGTCTCCCTCGATTGGCGTGCCTTCCCCAACTGTCGCaaccttttccttaagtaggaggaaggagaaggtttTCATCCTATTctttcgcctattcctcatctaccgcctcctttccttttccttcttgccgagagcgttcttgagagccgcggtggtttctaggaaagaaaagggagagaaagaaggagaagagaaaaactcacaaatcctttcatGATCTTGGAGCGAAATGTTGGACTTGAGGTCGTCCAcggtgagggagtcggtgttgaaggccttcgccgtgaaggggtttgtgccgccgaaggaggtggcgcactagagggctctcgAGAGGGAGGAGTTTCCTCAACCTCGACCCGACAAGATGGTTTCCTTTcccgccttccatgagcgtgggttaggataccccgcgcactggttcctgtgcAGACTCCTCAATGAGTAGGgtctggagttgcagcacctcaatccgataggggtgctgcacatcgccgccTTTTGTCatcgtctgcgaggccttcctcgggatggagccgcacgtggatttcTTCCACCGGTTCTTCTCTAGGTGAGTTTTGCCGGTGGGGAACCCGCCCGAGGTCGCGCCGGTGAGGGGTTTTGTCCTGCAGAGGAAATCGAGCGTGGGAGGCCCATATCCTGCGTAcatcccctgtgactccaaccaggagtggcatggggagtggttttatatcagaAATCTGGCGGAGGCGTCGTTCTCagcgttcaccggtgggaggccggagaagtaggatagttggtcgtggggttgtgcctgtcggaagaagaagaaggtggagatcattgaggaggagCTGCGGAAGCTCGTACGACATGGTcttgatggggtgtgggtgttccacaccctctactacCGTCGGGTTATGctgttggcggagaggacgcagccgatgtggaagtacaatgGCCCGATGGACCCGGACTGTGTGTCGCCGGAGGAGCTGCCGGACGATGAGGTTTGGAGTCGCCTTGGCCAGTGCtgtagctgaagcccaaagagaaggtcgatgggAAGCCCGCACCTTTCACTCCGCGATCATGTctagactggtatgctcccttctattTAGTCCGTGCTTCTTCCTATGCTTTCCTATTTTTTTATTTCGAGCCACCCGTTTcatagggacttggagtttatAAGTCCCAgacgcaccttcccaagggaccagaggGCATGGCCTGGTAGGCCGCCCAGAAGGAGACGGTGGATGCCAGGAAGAAAAAGAGAACCAAGGAGATTCaacggaagcaagagaaggagcaggagattgcCCCGCGTGTAAAGGCTAGGGAACGTAGGAGCGATGATGAGTCgaagctcgagtcagaggatcccacagatgtggatgacatgattttctccgaggaggaggaaagtcgggaggtcgttgtgacctcagcGGAGAGTCGCGACCCTGCGGCGATAtccgctggtgatgagcaggaggtgGAAAGGCGGGCGATGGTTCCCATGCCGAGGAAGCACACAGCGAGCGCGGACACCGTTGGTGAATGGGAGGCGAAGCAGACGCAGTCACCGCGCCCCTCGGTGGCGTCGCCGGTCTTGTCCCCGCCCGCCGCGAACGCAGCTCAGCAAACCGGGCAGTCCAAGGAGCGGACTGGCATCCATGCATCGCCGGGATCGGCACTAGCGTGCGACTCACAACCGGAGGATGCCCCACCTGCTGCTTCGGTCGGGTTGTCTTGAGCCGAGGGTTGCGCCGACCCATAGGCCGAGCAGGAGCTAGTTGGGACGACTCTGCCCCCGGCTAAGGTGAGAGGGCACGAGTCGCAGCTTAGGAGCAGTCCTTGCCCTGTAGGCCCATCGACATCGGGTCTTGCCTTCAGAGTTGTGCCGCTTACCTCctggtatgtttttctttgtttcttttcgatcttttgctgttgagcctttttggagtgtgacttacctgCACTTTTTTGTTAGTGGCTGGGCgatgacggggttgagcatcgccccaactcccatgtaggagacttggaggcccaccctgcagtGTGTCGTGGCAAGCGATGGGGGGAATAGGGTGgcagcggtgagcccttcccttctaggggtggtGCCCCCTGGGTCGATTGCTAGTATGGTGGCAGCGGCAGCGTCGGCATTGGCGGCGATCTCGAGCTCCCTGTCTCACCGGGTAGAGGGCTGCACGGCTCACCCTCATGGTCAGAGCCGAAGGCGCCGGTGGGAGACATGGCCTGGATGGAGTCAGAATGCCCGGCGGCGGCCCacgcaaccgaggtggtggatatCCCGTCCGACGACGAggctaatgacatggtggagctgccGGTGTCATCGCGGGAGATGATAGTGGTTcagtcggaggctgggcccttcGGCGGGCTATtgaagggtgacctagagtggccctccCCTGAGGACCCAGCAAAGGTGCGGTTCGTCCTTTGGGATttctaggagtgtcagctctgggacatcctcggGGGGAAGGACTTGCCATGGTGTCCGAACTTGCCAACCTGTCCTTGAGGCTTGAGGACGCCTGGGAGCGGGTTAAGTCTGCCCAGCAGTTAGTCCAGGTCGACCTACAGCTCGCCGTGAAGGTGAGTTTCCcgtatttgtccttgacctctgaatatcttgttggttgcctcagcatgcttgctttttGTAGGGTCTGAAGGAGATGTCATCCCACAAGTCCTGCTTCCTCCGGATGGAGCATGCCCGAGTGGCagagcttgagcgtcagctagagtccgCCCGTCATGAGTCCCAGGACCGGGTGGCCGAGGTG
Coding sequences within:
- the LOC136455328 gene encoding eukaryotic translation initiation factor 3 subunit A-like, whose translation is MDPDCVSPEELPDDEAAQKETVDARKKKRTKEIQRKQEKEQEIAPRVKARERRSDDESKLESEDPTDVDDMIFSEEEESREVVVTSAESRDPAAISAGDEQEVERRAMVPMPRKHTASADTVGEWEAKQTQSPRPSVASPVLSPPAANAAQQTGQSKERTGIHASPGSALACDSQPEDAPPAASVGLS